The SAR324 cluster bacterium genome includes a window with the following:
- a CDS encoding PAS domain S-box protein, translating into MNPNRNTLSSQESIETQEFRDESGFKELMNSLPDIIAWFDRDMRYIYINDRVKTISHFTPDMMIGKTNRELGLDGPELEYWEQNSRDVIDSGKPRIIQLLFPCISAEKQFFELHLIPETDASNQFSRLLVMVRNITTQKQVEHEKTLLSTVVQQSAETIIITNSSGTIEYVNSAFERMTGYSSNEAIGCTPRILRSHKQDDSFYAEMWNSISQGEIWSRRLTNKRKDGTLYEGVMTISPIRNSIGQITNYVGVQYDITKELALEQQLMQSQKLEAVGTLAGGIAHEFNNIIQIISGYTHVALKKVSDDFIHDCLDEIRVAGNRARDLVEQLLTFSRPASTEHKSLPITPIIRESIRMMRATLPKTIDILQTIDEDCGNIMGDATQIHQVMLNLLNNSAHAIAGNIGVIIVTLQKITISHDSQDHAGLGVGEFVVLKVGDTGSGIVPDVMEHIFEPFFTTKEVGKGSGLGLSIVHGIIKRHGGAIKVDSVPGSGTTISMYFPACEVPVLTYESSESEHPHGDGRLLMIDDEESIARMFKVSLEAYGYEVTAMSDADKALAHFRQFPEKFDLVLTDQTMPMTDGIRLSIQLLKIRQNIPIILLTGYSDMIDETAILKTGIRKFFMKPVNFEKLAREIHEILTMSSGVM; encoded by the coding sequence ATGAATCCAAATCGGAATACGCTCAGTTCACAAGAATCCATAGAAACTCAAGAATTCAGGGATGAGTCAGGTTTTAAGGAACTGATGAACAGTCTTCCGGATATTATAGCCTGGTTTGACAGAGATATGAGATATATTTACATCAATGACAGGGTGAAAACAATCAGTCATTTCACCCCTGACATGATGATTGGCAAAACAAATCGAGAACTCGGATTGGATGGTCCTGAACTCGAGTATTGGGAGCAAAATAGCCGTGATGTCATTGACTCCGGAAAACCCCGAATCATTCAACTTTTGTTCCCCTGTATTTCCGCTGAAAAACAGTTTTTTGAGTTGCATCTGATACCTGAAACTGATGCCTCCAATCAATTTTCCAGACTTTTAGTAATGGTACGCAATATCACCACTCAAAAACAGGTGGAGCATGAGAAAACACTGCTCAGCACCGTAGTTCAACAATCGGCGGAAACCATAATTATCACTAACTCATCAGGAACCATCGAATATGTGAATTCAGCCTTTGAACGCATGACGGGGTATTCCTCGAATGAAGCGATTGGATGCACTCCCCGAATTCTCCGAAGTCATAAACAGGATGATTCTTTTTACGCGGAAATGTGGAATAGCATCAGCCAGGGCGAAATCTGGAGTCGACGGTTGACCAACAAGAGAAAAGACGGCACCTTGTACGAAGGTGTGATGACGATATCACCGATCAGAAATTCAATCGGGCAAATCACCAATTATGTAGGTGTTCAATATGACATTACCAAAGAACTCGCACTGGAACAGCAATTGATGCAATCACAAAAACTGGAAGCTGTTGGAACACTGGCTGGAGGAATTGCTCATGAATTCAACAATATTATCCAGATTATTTCAGGTTATACCCATGTCGCACTGAAAAAGGTTTCAGATGACTTCATTCATGATTGTCTGGATGAAATACGGGTGGCGGGAAATCGGGCCCGTGATCTGGTAGAACAATTGCTGACATTCAGTAGACCCGCCTCAACCGAGCATAAATCGTTGCCAATCACTCCGATCATCAGAGAATCCATCAGGATGATGCGCGCGACTCTTCCCAAAACCATCGATATTCTGCAAACAATTGATGAGGATTGCGGAAATATCATGGGCGATGCCACCCAGATTCATCAAGTCATGTTGAATTTGCTCAACAATTCCGCACATGCCATTGCCGGGAATATTGGTGTGATTATTGTGACACTCCAAAAAATCACGATTTCTCACGATTCACAGGATCATGCCGGACTGGGTGTGGGGGAATTCGTAGTGTTAAAAGTGGGGGATACCGGATCCGGGATAGTACCGGATGTTATGGAACACATTTTTGAGCCTTTTTTCACCACCAAAGAAGTTGGCAAAGGCAGTGGCCTGGGGTTATCCATTGTTCACGGGATTATCAAACGCCATGGTGGAGCAATCAAGGTGGACAGCGTGCCCGGCTCCGGTACAACCATCAGCATGTATTTTCCAGCCTGCGAGGTTCCCGTCCTGACTTATGAATCGTCCGAATCAGAGCATCCTCACGGGGATGGAAGATTATTAATGATTGATGATGAAGAATCTATCGCCAGAATGTTTAAAGTGTCGCTGGAAGCTTACGGCTATGAAGTAACAGCCATGTCAGACGCGGACAAAGCTCTGGCTCATTTTCGTCAATTTCCAGAAAAATTTGATCTGGTTCTTACCGATCAAACCATGCCGATGACAGATGGAATCCGGCTCAGCATACAACTACTCAAAATAAGACAGAATATCCCGATAATTTTGTTGACCGGATACAGCGACATGATTGATGAAACAGCCATCCTCAAAACAGGAATCCGGAAATTTTTTATGAAACCTGTTAATTTTGAAAAACTGGCCAGAGAAATTCATGAAATCCTGACCATGTCTTCCGGCGTTATGTGA